A stretch of Paraburkholderia phenazinium DNA encodes these proteins:
- a CDS encoding HpcH/HpaI aldolase family protein encodes MSDTRLNSIIRAFESGKPAFAAFSKLDKQNAIEMSDAPYDGLIFEMEHNPYDVSALGDALQYMLSRKQIAESGSVAPRVTPIARIPANGAEMNQSFAKQVLDRGVYGVVWPHVSTVEQAYNAVASCRYARPKDAPLYEPKGIRGDGPANAARYWGLSMADYYRKADVWPLAPEGEILVGLMCESTEAIENLDDILANVPGIGFILIGEGDLSQQLGHPRDYEHPVVVDAMRQIVETCHKHNVVVGNPHVNAKNHKRLLEEGYRFLISAPLKSYGVVGMAREMAGY; translated from the coding sequence ATGAGCGATACCCGTCTGAACAGCATCATTCGCGCCTTCGAATCCGGCAAGCCCGCTTTCGCCGCGTTTTCAAAACTGGACAAGCAGAACGCCATCGAGATGAGCGACGCGCCGTACGACGGCCTCATCTTCGAGATGGAGCACAACCCCTACGACGTCTCGGCGCTGGGCGATGCGTTGCAATACATGCTGAGCCGCAAGCAAATTGCCGAGTCCGGCTCGGTTGCGCCGCGTGTCACCCCGATTGCGCGTATTCCGGCCAACGGTGCCGAGATGAACCAGTCGTTCGCCAAGCAGGTGCTCGATCGTGGCGTTTATGGCGTGGTATGGCCGCATGTGTCGACTGTGGAGCAGGCCTATAACGCCGTGGCATCGTGCCGATATGCGCGACCCAAGGATGCACCGCTGTATGAGCCAAAGGGTATCCGCGGCGACGGCCCGGCTAACGCGGCCCGCTACTGGGGTTTGAGCATGGCGGATTACTACAGGAAGGCCGACGTGTGGCCGCTGGCCCCGGAAGGCGAAATTCTGGTCGGTCTCATGTGTGAAAGCACCGAGGCGATTGAAAACCTCGACGACATTCTCGCGAACGTGCCGGGTATCGGTTTCATCCTGATTGGTGAGGGCGATCTTAGCCAGCAGCTGGGCCATCCGCGCGATTACGAGCATCCGGTCGTGGTCGACGCAATGCGCCAGATCGTCGAGACGTGCCACAAGCACAACGTCGTGGTTGGCAATCCGCACGTCAATGCGAAGAACCATAAGCGCCTGCTCGAAGAAGGCTATCGCTTCCTGATCTCGGCTCCGCTGAAGAGCTACGGCGTGGTCGGCATGGCGCGCGAGATGGCGGGGTACTAA
- a CDS encoding acetolactate synthase large subunit produces the protein MNGAESLVQTLTDQGVDICFANPGTSEMHFLKALENPRMRSVLCLFEGVCTGAADGYYRMKETPASTLLHLGPGLANGLANIHNAKRASSGMVNIVGEHSASHLKYDPPLTSDIEGLARPLSHWVRRVESPQAVAWDVATAVSKASGHPGQIATLILPGDTSWQDAGEQVKPPRAVAKAKIPDAARIEHIAKVLRSGEPTLIVLAGGSTRGRAIELAGKIKAATGCRIATQFFSSRIERGAGRVTLERIPYAVGLAVEYLKEFKHIVTVETTEPIAFFSYPDKPSLLKSPATSVHSLVEIGEDGAAGLEMLVEALGATNTAAVFQSRSDAPPPTGALTPATIAQALAAALPENCILIDESLTTGRETMGLTVGAAPHDLINNMGGSIGYGTPVATGAALACPERRAFCMVGDGSAMYTIQSLWTQAREGLNITTIIFANNSYAILKAEYTNMGAGAPGARALAMIDIDRPRIDWLAMAKSMGVPAVAVDTAEAFYKAMADSVNEAGPCLIEVRL, from the coding sequence ATGAACGGAGCCGAAAGCCTGGTTCAGACGCTCACCGATCAGGGCGTCGACATCTGCTTCGCAAACCCGGGCACCTCGGAGATGCACTTTCTGAAGGCGCTTGAGAACCCGCGTATGCGCAGCGTCCTTTGTCTGTTTGAGGGCGTGTGCACCGGCGCTGCGGATGGCTATTACCGGATGAAAGAGACGCCGGCCTCTACGCTGCTGCATCTCGGACCGGGCCTCGCGAATGGTCTGGCCAATATCCACAATGCAAAACGAGCATCGTCGGGTATGGTCAACATCGTGGGCGAGCACTCGGCTTCGCACCTGAAGTACGATCCGCCGCTGACGTCCGATATCGAGGGCCTCGCGCGGCCGTTGAGTCACTGGGTGCGCCGTGTCGAGTCACCGCAAGCGGTGGCGTGGGACGTTGCGACGGCGGTGAGCAAGGCAAGCGGACATCCGGGGCAAATCGCGACGCTCATTCTGCCTGGCGATACCTCTTGGCAGGATGCGGGCGAACAGGTCAAGCCGCCGCGCGCGGTTGCCAAGGCGAAAATACCGGACGCCGCGCGTATCGAGCACATTGCGAAGGTGCTGCGTTCGGGCGAACCGACACTCATCGTCCTGGCTGGTGGGTCGACACGCGGACGCGCAATCGAGCTGGCGGGCAAAATCAAGGCGGCGACCGGCTGTCGCATCGCGACGCAATTCTTCAGTTCGCGAATCGAACGCGGAGCAGGGCGCGTTACGCTCGAACGCATTCCTTATGCGGTTGGACTGGCTGTTGAGTATTTGAAGGAATTCAAGCACATCGTCACGGTCGAGACGACCGAGCCGATAGCTTTCTTCAGCTATCCTGACAAACCGAGTTTGCTTAAATCGCCCGCCACCAGCGTTCACTCGCTGGTGGAAATTGGCGAGGACGGTGCTGCTGGTCTTGAGATGCTGGTTGAAGCGCTTGGCGCAACGAATACGGCAGCGGTTTTTCAGTCACGTTCCGACGCTCCACCGCCGACCGGCGCATTGACTCCGGCGACGATTGCCCAGGCGCTCGCCGCGGCGCTGCCGGAAAACTGCATCCTCATCGACGAATCGCTGACCACTGGCCGCGAGACGATGGGCCTGACTGTTGGCGCTGCGCCTCATGACCTGATCAATAACATGGGCGGCTCGATCGGCTATGGCACTCCGGTTGCCACCGGCGCTGCGCTCGCCTGCCCTGAGCGGCGCGCGTTCTGCATGGTCGGCGATGGCAGCGCGATGTACACCATCCAGTCGCTGTGGACCCAGGCGCGCGAAGGCCTGAACATCACAACGATCATCTTTGCCAACAACAGCTACGCCATCCTCAAGGCCGAGTACACCAACATGGGTGCCGGCGCACCCGGTGCGCGTGCATTGGCGATGATCGATATCGATCGTCCCCGCATCGACTGGCTGGCGATGGCAAAAAGCATGGGCGTTCCGGCTGTCGCAGTCGATACGGCCGAGGCCTTCTACAAGGCGATGGCTGACTCGGTGAACGAGGCTGGCCCCTGCCTCATCGAGGTCAGGCTGTAA
- a CDS encoding phosphate ABC transporter substrate-binding protein, whose protein sequence is MTTTRTDVPTLRTNLADYPVTKAMKDGRVKSDLVNLDYCGPTPAHNGFKAMVRENKFDAGELAIVTFLQAKAYGKPYVLLPTPISGRFQHHCAGYNIDFGELKPKDIEGKKVGVRTYTQTTALWIRGILRHEYGVDLDKVTWMTLGDGHLTEYRDPNNCERLPAGSSIPQMMLDGELSAALLGEDMPKDPRVRTLVPDAQAAAKDWFAREGVVPINHMFVVHADISKKHPEVVRELYRMIVESRALTEGGVPAIFPPIGLEANRKGIQLAIDWALDQKIIPHRLSVDELFDDVTGSLG, encoded by the coding sequence ATGACAACGACGCGGACCGACGTGCCGACGCTGCGCACCAATCTGGCCGATTATCCGGTAACGAAGGCAATGAAAGACGGCCGTGTAAAGTCGGACCTCGTCAACCTCGACTATTGCGGACCAACGCCGGCGCATAACGGCTTCAAGGCGATGGTTCGCGAGAACAAGTTCGACGCGGGCGAACTGGCCATCGTCACCTTCCTGCAGGCCAAGGCGTACGGCAAGCCCTATGTCTTGCTGCCGACGCCGATCTCGGGACGCTTCCAGCATCATTGCGCCGGCTACAACATCGACTTCGGCGAGTTGAAGCCGAAAGATATCGAAGGCAAGAAAGTCGGTGTACGCACCTATACCCAGACAACAGCGCTCTGGATTCGCGGTATTCTGCGCCACGAATATGGTGTCGATCTCGACAAGGTGACGTGGATGACGCTCGGTGACGGGCATCTCACCGAGTATCGCGATCCGAACAACTGCGAGCGCCTGCCCGCTGGCTCGTCGATTCCGCAGATGATGCTCGACGGTGAATTAAGCGCGGCGTTGCTTGGCGAGGACATGCCGAAAGACCCGCGTGTGCGCACGCTGGTGCCGGACGCACAAGCCGCGGCCAAAGACTGGTTTGCGCGTGAGGGCGTTGTGCCGATCAATCACATGTTTGTGGTGCACGCCGACATTTCGAAGAAGCACCCGGAGGTGGTTCGCGAACTGTACCGGATGATCGTCGAAAGCCGTGCGCTCACCGAAGGCGGTGTGCCGGCTATCTTCCCGCCGATCGGACTCGAAGCGAACCGCAAGGGGATCCAGTTGGCGATCGACTGGGCGCTCGATCAGAAGATCATTCCGCACCGGCTCTCGGTTGACGAACTGTTCGACGACGTTACTGGCAGCCTTGGCTGA